In Luteitalea sp. TBR-22, one genomic interval encodes:
- a CDS encoding serine/threonine-protein kinase, whose product MTAQHPVRISHYEIQRVLGQGGMGLVYLALDPGLQRQVALKVLRADSDDHRERFRREARIVARLQHPNIVQIYAVGEHEQQLFIAMEYIDGEPLSEGLRRRAPWSLQRRLMMAADLCAGLAFAHRAGVVHRDVKPSNLMVANGSGTVRLLDFGIARGADSLATMGLTQHGNIVGTLNYMSPEQITGQPLDHRSDIFAVGAVLYELLAYRQAFPGDNLATLTYRIVHLGPDPLRTLQPDLDPALYAVVERAMARQPEDRYPHLEALRTDLLGVVSRLDPAAAGGLAGQGAPGTGATPQPVIWSRALDPTVLADTPGSPRSTAALAETETETALSQDTGRRRTWPRVAAIGSLVAAGALAAWVTVGRGGAPAPDRPGAGGTDGGGTVTRPNDPIPEAPRPGRDAPPVVAIRPEPGAIDDPAPRAGERTPERNARGEPPPIRPDRRKDDTPPDSGRQVGGGSGSVTPPTDFSSLPPVQPGQPPATEGPGPLRGADSGGAAAGTAALPPVVTGPSDEDQVQSVLARWARAYAARDARGVDEVQPGTAGTLEKQFAALSRVDVTLSGCRIDVQGPRASAECGEQFTAETRFGGKPTSEARRRSFVLDKTSGTWRITAARIVR is encoded by the coding sequence ATGACGGCCCAGCATCCGGTTCGCATCAGCCATTACGAGATCCAGCGCGTCCTCGGCCAGGGCGGCATGGGCCTCGTGTACCTGGCGCTCGACCCGGGCCTGCAACGCCAGGTGGCCCTGAAGGTGCTCCGCGCCGACAGCGACGACCATCGCGAACGCTTCCGCCGGGAAGCCCGCATCGTGGCGCGGCTACAGCACCCCAACATCGTCCAGATCTACGCCGTCGGCGAGCACGAGCAGCAGCTCTTCATCGCCATGGAATACATCGACGGCGAGCCGCTCTCCGAGGGGCTGCGCCGGCGGGCGCCGTGGAGCCTGCAACGCCGCCTCATGATGGCCGCCGACCTCTGCGCCGGGCTCGCCTTCGCGCACCGCGCCGGCGTCGTGCACCGCGACGTGAAGCCGTCCAACCTCATGGTGGCCAACGGCTCCGGCACCGTGCGGCTGCTCGACTTCGGCATCGCCCGCGGCGCCGATTCGCTCGCCACCATGGGGCTGACCCAGCACGGCAACATCGTCGGCACCTTGAACTACATGTCGCCCGAGCAGATCACCGGGCAGCCGCTCGACCACCGCAGCGACATCTTCGCCGTCGGCGCCGTGCTCTACGAACTGCTCGCCTACCGGCAGGCCTTCCCCGGCGACAACCTCGCCACCCTCACCTACCGCATCGTCCACCTCGGCCCCGACCCGCTCCGCACGCTGCAGCCCGACCTCGATCCTGCCCTGTACGCCGTCGTCGAGCGCGCCATGGCGCGCCAACCGGAGGACCGCTATCCGCACCTCGAAGCGCTGCGGACCGACCTGCTCGGCGTCGTGTCGCGACTCGACCCGGCAGCGGCCGGCGGGCTGGCCGGCCAGGGGGCACCAGGCACGGGGGCCACGCCACAGCCGGTCATCTGGTCGCGGGCCCTCGACCCGACCGTCCTCGCCGACACGCCGGGATCGCCGCGATCCACCGCCGCCCTCGCCGAGACCGAGACAGAGACGGCACTCAGCCAGGACACTGGCAGGCGGCGCACGTGGCCTCGCGTGGCGGCGATTGGCAGCCTGGTGGCCGCGGGCGCGTTGGCCGCCTGGGTCACGGTGGGCCGGGGCGGGGCGCCCGCCCCTGACCGGCCGGGTGCGGGGGGCACGGACGGGGGCGGGACGGTGACGCGGCCAAACGACCCGATTCCCGAAGCGCCCCGCCCGGGTCGGGACGCGCCTCCCGTCGTCGCGATACGGCCGGAGCCGGGTGCGATTGATGATCCTGCCCCGCGTGCCGGAGAACGGACGCCCGAGAGGAACGCGCGCGGCGAACCGCCTCCAATCCGTCCCGACCGGCGCAAGGACGACACGCCCCCGGACTCCGGGCGTCAGGTGGGCGGAGGCTCCGGCAGTGTGACGCCGCCGACCGACTTCTCCTCCCTGCCGCCTGTCCAGCCGGGACAGCCGCCCGCGACGGAGGGCCCGGGGCCGTTACGCGGCGCCGACAGCGGGGGCGCTGCGGCAGGAACGGCGGCCCTGCCGCCGGTCGTCACCGGGCCGAGCGACGAGGACCAGGTGCAGTCGGTGCTGGCACGCTGGGCGCGTGCTTACGCCGCCCGCGACGCGCGCGGCGTGGACGAGGTGCAACCCGGCACCGCCGGCACGCTCGAGAAGCAGTTCGCCGCCCTGTCGCGCGTCGACGTGACGCTGTCGGGCTGCCGCATCGACGTGCAGGGGCCGCGCGCCAGCGCGGAGTGCGGCGAGCAGTTCACCGCCGAGACACGCTTCGGCGGCAAGCCGACCAGCGAAGCGCGGCGCCGGTCGTTCGTGCTCGACAAGACGTCGGGCACGTGGCGCATCACCGCCGCGCGCATCGTCCGGTGA
- a CDS encoding transporter → MLKQTTMVVLTAALCLQAAPVGAQAPAGVAGLLPNLILGGIRLDAGTPVPHDAHFTPLNELYVGTDPRSGRGFQVDAAEVVLNFNRLLATQFATFPIGNSSGAFSFTLDETTGLPARATRSFGPSFGERSLTVGKGRFSAGATYQHTSYDQFEGQSLDDGSIQFLLPHNDCCPAQVGLQATGDGNLLNPGFESDIVTVRTSIKASTDIAAFFATYGVTSRWDVGIAVPVMRVDLEATADAEIVRLGTAFQPLVHTFQTGSDVSRRTFTDARSASGLGDIILRSKYNLRQRGAQGIAATLDLRLPTGDASNLLGTGAAQARLGAVVSTGTDRFAQHVNVGYTFSGSTDVANYIGDDPVLASSLLPAATPPDEFHFNGGLEYAASDRVTLLGEFMGRTLLDVGRLDVGERSFTYTPQGQPILSPALQSPSFREFQARSGSLTLGLVALGTKINVGSRGLVSAHLLLPVTDGGLRSRITTTIGFDYTF, encoded by the coding sequence ATGCTCAAGCAGACCACGATGGTCGTGCTCACGGCCGCGTTGTGCCTGCAGGCTGCGCCGGTGGGCGCGCAGGCGCCTGCCGGCGTGGCCGGGCTGTTGCCGAACCTGATCCTCGGCGGCATCAGGCTCGACGCCGGGACGCCGGTGCCGCACGACGCGCACTTCACGCCACTCAACGAGTTGTACGTCGGCACCGACCCGCGGTCGGGCCGCGGCTTCCAGGTCGACGCCGCCGAAGTGGTGCTCAACTTCAACCGCCTGCTGGCCACCCAGTTCGCGACGTTCCCGATCGGCAACTCGAGCGGCGCGTTCTCGTTCACGCTCGACGAAACCACCGGCCTGCCGGCGCGCGCCACGCGCAGCTTCGGGCCGTCGTTCGGCGAACGGTCCCTCACCGTCGGCAAGGGGCGCTTCTCGGCGGGCGCGACCTACCAGCACACGTCGTACGACCAGTTCGAGGGGCAGTCGCTCGACGACGGCTCCATCCAGTTCCTGCTGCCGCACAACGACTGCTGCCCGGCGCAGGTCGGGCTGCAGGCCACCGGCGACGGCAACCTGCTCAACCCCGGCTTCGAGTCCGACATCGTGACGGTGCGGACCTCGATCAAGGCGTCGACCGACATCGCCGCCTTCTTCGCCACCTATGGCGTGACCTCGCGCTGGGACGTCGGCATCGCGGTGCCGGTGATGCGCGTCGACCTCGAGGCGACGGCCGACGCCGAGATCGTGCGCCTCGGCACGGCATTCCAGCCGCTGGTGCACACCTTCCAGACCGGCAGCGACGTGTCGCGGCGCACCTTCACCGACGCCCGCAGCGCCAGCGGCCTCGGCGACATCATCCTGCGCAGCAAGTACAACCTGCGGCAGCGCGGCGCACAGGGCATCGCAGCCACCCTCGACCTGCGGTTGCCGACCGGCGACGCCAGCAACCTGCTCGGCACCGGCGCCGCGCAGGCGCGCCTCGGCGCCGTCGTCTCGACCGGCACTGACCGCTTCGCCCAGCACGTCAACGTCGGCTACACCTTCAGTGGCAGCACCGATGTGGCCAACTACATCGGTGACGACCCGGTGCTCGCCTCGTCGCTGCTGCCGGCCGCCACGCCTCCCGACGAGTTCCACTTCAACGGCGGGCTCGAATACGCCGCATCCGACCGCGTGACGCTGCTCGGCGAGTTCATGGGCCGCACCCTGCTCGACGTCGGGCGCCTCGACGTGGGAGAGCGATCCTTCACGTACACGCCGCAGGGACAACCGATCCTGTCGCCGGCCCTGCAGTCGCCCTCGTTCCGCGAGTTCCAGGCCCGGTCGGGCTCACTCACCCTCGGCCTCGTCGCCCTGGGCACGAAGATCAACGTGGGATCGCGGGGCCTCGTGTCGGCGCACCTCCTCCTGCCGGTGACCGATGGCGGACTGCGCAGCCGCATCACCACGACGATCGGGTTCGATTACACGTTCTGA
- a CDS encoding pitrilysin family protein yields MQSSLRGWRGVCAAVAVSVLAAAGPTRAQDLASFEKRLTVHTLPNGYTFLILERPGAPVFSFATRVDVGSAQEVPGITGLAHMFEHMAFKGTPRLGTTDFAKEEAALKELEAAYQAYERARAALKPDQAEIDRLLKAFKEKEAAAQAFVVPNAFDDAVSREGGVGLNASTSAEATTYYYSLPTNKFELFAYLESERFLHPVFREFYKERDVVMEERRQRTESQPIGRLIERMLATAFLAHPYKQPTVGYMSDLQRFTMTDAERFFRTYYVPANMVTAIVGNVKAAEIIPILDRYFGRLPKGEKPAPLRTIEPPQTAELTVTLREKSQPFYIEGYHKPSALHPDDAVYDAIAEILGRGRTSRLYVSLVEKQKVAVQAQVGGGLPGVKYPHLFLALAVPARGVSNDKVAEALRAELTRMATEDVTDDELARFKTRAKADLIRSLDSNSGLASQLVTYHTLTGDWRDIFRYIERAEAVTKADIRRVATEVFKASNRTVARLENEAATATGGTR; encoded by the coding sequence ATGCAGTCGAGCCTCCGAGGGTGGCGCGGGGTCTGCGCCGCCGTGGCGGTGTCGGTCCTGGCAGCCGCCGGACCGACCCGAGCGCAGGACCTGGCGTCCTTCGAGAAGCGCCTCACGGTGCACACGCTGCCCAACGGCTACACGTTTCTGATCCTCGAGCGTCCAGGGGCGCCGGTGTTCTCGTTCGCCACGCGGGTCGACGTCGGCTCGGCGCAGGAAGTGCCGGGCATCACCGGCCTGGCGCACATGTTCGAGCACATGGCCTTCAAGGGCACGCCGCGCCTCGGCACGACCGACTTCGCGAAGGAAGAGGCGGCCTTGAAGGAACTCGAGGCCGCCTACCAGGCCTACGAGCGCGCCCGCGCCGCCCTCAAGCCGGACCAGGCCGAGATCGACCGCCTGCTGAAAGCCTTCAAGGAGAAGGAAGCGGCGGCGCAGGCCTTCGTCGTGCCCAACGCCTTCGACGACGCGGTGTCGCGCGAGGGCGGCGTGGGGCTCAACGCGAGCACCAGCGCCGAGGCGACGACGTACTACTACTCGCTGCCGACCAACAAGTTCGAGCTGTTCGCCTACCTCGAGTCCGAGCGGTTCCTCCACCCGGTGTTCCGCGAGTTCTACAAGGAGCGCGACGTGGTGATGGAGGAGCGGCGCCAGCGCACCGAGAGCCAGCCGATCGGCCGGCTGATCGAGCGCATGCTCGCGACGGCGTTCCTCGCCCATCCCTACAAGCAGCCGACGGTCGGGTACATGAGCGACCTGCAGCGCTTCACGATGACCGACGCCGAGCGGTTCTTCCGCACCTACTACGTGCCGGCCAACATGGTCACCGCCATCGTCGGCAACGTGAAGGCGGCCGAGATCATCCCGATCCTCGACCGCTACTTCGGACGCCTGCCGAAGGGCGAGAAGCCTGCGCCCCTGCGCACCATCGAGCCGCCGCAGACGGCGGAACTCACCGTGACGCTGCGCGAGAAGTCGCAGCCGTTCTACATCGAGGGCTACCACAAGCCGTCGGCGCTGCATCCCGACGACGCGGTGTACGACGCCATCGCCGAGATCCTCGGGCGCGGCCGCACCTCGCGGCTGTACGTCTCGCTGGTCGAGAAGCAGAAGGTCGCGGTACAGGCGCAGGTCGGCGGCGGGCTGCCCGGCGTCAAGTACCCGCACCTGTTCCTGGCGCTGGCCGTGCCGGCGCGCGGCGTGAGCAACGACAAGGTGGCCGAGGCGCTGCGGGCGGAGTTGACGCGCATGGCGACCGAGGACGTCACCGACGACGAGTTGGCGCGCTTCAAGACACGCGCCAAGGCCGACCTGATCCGCTCGCTCGACAGCAACAGCGGCCTGGCGTCGCAGCTGGTCACCTACCACACGCTCACGGGCGACTGGCGCGACATCTTCCGCTACATCGAGCGCGCCGAGGCCGTGACCAAGGCCGACATCCGCCGGGTGGCGACCGAGGTGTTCAAGGCGTCCAATCGCACCGTCGCACGTCTCGAGAACGAGGCCGCCACGGCCACGGGAGGCACGCGATGA